The following are encoded in a window of Conger conger chromosome 19, fConCon1.1, whole genome shotgun sequence genomic DNA:
- the LOC133119169 gene encoding peroxisomal succinyl-coenzyme A thioesterase-like, translated as MSENNMSAMLSVSPSRGLVDEKFRVVVQNLFHGQDVTLHSLLRSEDDDLWQAFGHYVSDDEGTVKVAEHVCVGGSYQGVEPMGLLWSMKPVPGSRTGLRLRKKDLSTPMLVHISVYCGHISQGFRETKALACAVAERWYMAPGVRRVEVTEGGVRGTLFLPPGSGPFPGILDMWGGGGGLVEYRAALLASHGYVSMALEYMSPKALSDPSRQVGKQYFEAAFTILKEHPQVCSDRVAMFGLCFGTSVVLSMAVYSSVIQPRCLVCVSGSHVQPLRGSVADVFKDIEKDSHKVRYDEEHRVISRDLLLPIPSDPSKKVAVGQLQCPLLLIVGEDDQSCPVAESAEDMEKMMEEAGNGHLLTILSYPGAGHLIEPPYTPHIAFSNYIVTASGGKVVALWGGEVRAHSSAQEDSWHRILAFLEQHLYGPDLKTPGAL; from the exons ATGTCTGAGAACAATATGAGCGCCATGCTGTCCGTCAGTCCGTCCAGGGGACTAGTGGATGAAAAGTTCCGAGTGGTTGTGCAGAATTTGTTCCACGGACAAGACGTCACTCTGCACTCCCTACTGCGCTCTGAGGATGACGACCTCTGGCAGGCTTTTGGACATTATGTCAGCGATGATGAAGGAACCGTGAAAG TTgcagaacatgtgtgtgtgggaggatcGTACCAGGGCGTGGAGCCCATGGGTCTGCTCTGGAGCATGAAGCCAGTGCCTGGGAGTAGAACAGGACTCAG GTTGCGGAAGAAGGATCTCAGCACCCCGATGTTGGTGCACATCTCTGTGTACTGTGGCCACATCAGCCAGGGGTTCAGAGAGACGAAGGCGTTGGCTTGTGCCGTCGCCGAGCGCTGGTACATGGCGCCAGGCGTCCGCAGGGTAGAGGTCACAGAGGGCGGGGTCAGAGGAACGCTCTTCCTGCCTCCAG GTTCTGGACCTTTCCCTGGAATTTTGGAcatgtggggagggggtggaggcttAGTGGAGTACCGTGCCGCCCTGCTTGCATCACATGGGTACGTTTCCATGGCACTGGAGTACATGTCACCAAAGGCCTTGTCAGACCCCTCTAGACAAGTTGGAAAACAGTACTTTGAG GCTGCATTCACCATTCTGAAGGAGCATCCCCAGGTGTGCAGTGACCGGGTCGCCATGTTTGGACTGTGCTTTGGCACCTCTGTTGTCCTGTCGATGGCGGTGTACTCGTCCGTGATCCAG ccCAGGTGCCTGGTATGTGTGAGCGGAAGCCACGTGCAGCCACTGCGGGGATCTGTGGCTGACGTCTTTAAGGATATTGAGAA agatTCCCACAAGGTCCGTTATGATGAGGAGCATCGAGTGATCTCGCGAGATCTTCTCTTGCCGATACCCTCCGACCCCAGCAAGAAGGTTGCT GTGGGGCAGTTACAGTGTCCTCTGCTGTTGATCGTGGGTGAAGATGATCAGAGCTGCCCAGTCGCTGAGTCGGCTGAAGAc ATGGAGAAGATGATGGAGGAGGCTGGAAACGGTCATCTGTTGACCATCCTCTCCTACCCTGGGGCGGGACACCTGATTGAGCCCCCCTACACCCCGCACATTGCCTTTAGCAACTACATTGTTACTGCGTCAGGAGGAAAAG